In Candidatus Limnocylindrales bacterium, a single window of DNA contains:
- a CDS encoding lysophospholipid acyltransferase family protein → MKDPVDVFESLVDQIGALASGIASPISDLAAEIDEKVNRIPTELNEYGYDRWGYSPKAFKRFILPAAVMYRYYFRCQTTGLHNIPQGRVLLIGNHAGQIAFDGLMVSTACVLEGNPPRLARGMGEYWLGTLPYLSVLLDRTGSAVGTRETAVDMLHHGECVLAFPEGVRGMNKLYADAYKLMEFGLGFMRLALETGTPVVPVSIVGSEEQNPGFANVAPLARLLGMPSFPVTLTFPWLGPLGMWPLPVRYRIEFGEPMVFEGHHEDEDDVIEEKVNQVKAALQAQLDRGRAARESIFF, encoded by the coding sequence ATGAAAGATCCTGTCGACGTCTTCGAATCGCTCGTCGATCAGATCGGCGCGCTTGCCAGCGGAATCGCGTCGCCGATCTCGGATCTTGCGGCGGAGATCGACGAGAAGGTCAACCGCATTCCGACCGAGCTCAACGAATACGGCTACGACCGCTGGGGCTACAGCCCCAAGGCATTCAAGCGCTTCATCCTGCCGGCGGCGGTGATGTATCGCTACTACTTCCGCTGCCAGACCACCGGGCTGCACAACATTCCGCAGGGACGCGTTCTCCTGATCGGCAACCACGCCGGCCAGATTGCGTTCGACGGGCTGATGGTGTCGACGGCGTGCGTCCTCGAAGGCAATCCGCCGCGACTCGCGCGCGGCATGGGCGAGTATTGGCTGGGAACTCTGCCCTACCTCAGCGTTCTGCTGGACCGCACCGGGAGCGCGGTCGGCACGCGCGAGACGGCAGTGGACATGCTGCATCACGGAGAATGTGTCCTGGCCTTTCCCGAAGGCGTACGCGGCATGAACAAGCTCTATGCGGATGCGTACAAGCTGATGGAGTTCGGACTCGGATTCATGCGTCTGGCGCTGGAGACGGGCACACCGGTCGTTCCGGTTTCCATCGTCGGCTCCGAAGAGCAGAACCCCGGCTTCGCCAACGTGGCGCCGCTGGCACGGCTCCTCGGCATGCCGTCGTTCCCGGTGACGCTGACGTTTCCGTGGCTCGGGCCGCTCGGCATGTGGCCGCTGCCGGTGCGCTATCGCATCGAGTTCGGCGAACCCATGGTGTTCGAGGGCCATCACGAGGACGAGGACGACGTCATCGAGGAGAAGGTCAACCAGGTGAAGGCGGCCCTGCAGGCCCAGCTCGACCGCGGCCGGGCGGCGCGCGAGAGCATCTTCTTCTGA
- a CDS encoding NAD-dependent epimerase/dehydratase family protein, protein MPKLLITGISGAQGRLLAKRVCRSWQVIGVDREPWPSAPDGVVVHQFDLIKRRFEDIFRTERPDAVVHGAFIRHFRSDPATRHEINVAGTKRMLEHCAEYGVKQVIVLSSSYVYGALPTNPRYMDEDHPLNASRNFPEIRDLCEVEGLVGAFLWRYPEIATCVLRPANTLGAGVHSAIGTYLKLPAVPTIMGFNPMMQFIHAEDVAEATEIVLHKKIRGVYNVAGPGAVPIKRAIREIGRARISIPDPIAHLLIGTLFNLSVYQFPPGAIDYIKYPCTISDARFRSATGFRPRHSLAEIFASVSA, encoded by the coding sequence GTGCCGAAGCTGCTGATCACGGGCATCTCGGGCGCTCAGGGGCGTCTGCTCGCCAAACGTGTGTGCAGGAGCTGGCAGGTCATCGGCGTGGACCGCGAGCCGTGGCCCAGCGCGCCCGACGGCGTGGTCGTGCATCAGTTCGACCTGATCAAGCGCCGCTTCGAGGACATCTTTCGCACCGAGAGGCCCGATGCCGTCGTGCACGGCGCCTTCATCCGGCACTTCCGCTCCGATCCCGCCACGCGCCACGAGATCAACGTGGCCGGCACCAAGCGCATGCTCGAGCATTGCGCGGAATACGGCGTCAAGCAGGTCATCGTCCTGTCGAGCTCGTACGTCTACGGCGCCCTTCCCACCAACCCGCGCTACATGGACGAGGACCATCCTCTGAATGCGTCGCGCAATTTTCCGGAGATTCGCGACCTGTGCGAGGTCGAGGGCCTGGTGGGTGCGTTCCTGTGGCGCTATCCGGAGATCGCCACGTGCGTGCTGCGTCCTGCCAACACGCTGGGCGCGGGCGTCCATAGCGCGATCGGCACGTACCTGAAGCTCCCGGCGGTGCCGACGATCATGGGCTTCAACCCGATGATGCAGTTCATCCACGCCGAGGACGTCGCCGAAGCCACCGAGATCGTGCTGCACAAGAAGATCCGCGGCGTCTACAACGTGGCCGGTCCGGGCGCGGTGCCGATCAAGCGGGCGATCCGCGAGATCGGCCGTGCGCGCATCTCGATTCCGGATCCGATCGCGCACCTGCTCATCGGCACGCTCTTCAACCTGAGCGTGTACCAGTTCCCGCCGGGCGCCATCGATTACATCAAGTATCCCTGCACGATCAGTGACGCGCGGTTCCGATCGGCGACCGGATTTCGGCCGCGCCACTCCCTGGCGGAGATCTTCGCGAGCGTATCCGCATGA
- a CDS encoding ADP-ribosylglycohydrolase family protein yields the protein MSERVSHFEGCLLGVMIGDSLGSRVENASAAMIRHRRRDDRGIHALRPGLYGSTTEMTLALAESLAAEPDFDGDDFARRLVARHHEARVYGQGTAAAIARLRAGLDWREVGTGHGRGCAGNAAATRSAPIGLMFGHDVERLRWVAEEAAAVTHTHAFGVEGAVVFALGVAAALSARGDALEPADFLDAILTEVHTREYRTHLETAQSIVQRSWEPAVVVGRLGNNQTALGSVVTALACFASHSGSFTEAVSAAVALGGNATSIVAMTAALAGAFHGIEDVPVPWIDALERAQIDAQAMLRAARALEALAR from the coding sequence ATGAGCGAGCGCGTGTCCCACTTCGAAGGCTGCCTCCTCGGCGTCATGATCGGTGACAGCCTCGGCTCGCGTGTCGAGAATGCGTCGGCGGCGATGATTCGCCACCGCCGCCGCGACGACCGCGGCATTCATGCGCTTCGCCCCGGCCTCTACGGCTCGACCACCGAGATGACGCTGGCGCTGGCGGAATCGCTGGCGGCGGAGCCCGACTTCGACGGCGACGACTTCGCGCGGCGCCTGGTGGCGCGCCATCACGAGGCGCGCGTTTACGGGCAGGGCACTGCCGCAGCGATTGCACGTCTTCGTGCGGGATTGGACTGGCGCGAGGTCGGCACCGGACACGGCCGCGGCTGCGCCGGCAACGCGGCGGCTACGCGCAGCGCGCCGATCGGGCTGATGTTCGGGCACGATGTCGAGCGCCTGCGCTGGGTCGCCGAGGAGGCCGCGGCGGTGACGCACACGCATGCATTCGGCGTCGAGGGCGCGGTGGTGTTCGCGCTGGGCGTGGCGGCGGCGCTTTCGGCGCGTGGCGATGCACTGGAGCCGGCGGATTTCCTGGATGCGATCCTTACCGAGGTCCACACGCGCGAATATCGGACGCATCTGGAGACGGCGCAGAGCATCGTGCAGCGGTCGTGGGAGCCGGCCGTCGTGGTCGGCCGGCTCGGCAACAATCAGACGGCGCTGGGATCGGTGGTCACGGCGCTGGCGTGCTTTGCCAGCCACAGCGGCAGCTTCACCGAGGCCGTCAGCGCAGCGGTCGCGCTCGGCGGCAATGCCACGTCGATCGTTGCGATGACCGCGGCCCTGGCCGGCGCATTCCACGGCATCGAGGATGTTCCCGTGCCCTGGATCGATGCGCTCGAGCGTGCGCAGATCGACGCGCAGGCGATGCTGCGGGCGGCGAGGGCGCTCGAGGCGCTGGCACGGTAG
- a CDS encoding 3-hydroxyacyl-CoA dehydrogenase family protein yields the protein MSIQKVAVLGGGQMGSGIAQVAAAAGLDVVMIKATPGPSDKARGAIEKQLAAQVERGKLEQSAMDATMSHLTFTDKIEDAADADVFIESIVEDIATKREKFADADRICKPTCILASNTSTLSITQMQAATRRADRFIGLHFFNPATVMKLVEVIPTASTDAAVTADAVAFVEKLGKTPVLVKDETGFIVNRLLTPYMVDAIRCVESGLADIAGIDTAMQLGANHPMGPLALADYIGLDIVLAMSQNLYSTFKQDYMKPTPLLEKLVEQGHLGRKTKLGFYDYSAKPPVANKALQK from the coding sequence ATGAGCATCCAGAAGGTTGCAGTACTCGGCGGCGGACAGATGGGCTCGGGCATCGCGCAGGTGGCGGCGGCGGCCGGCCTGGACGTGGTGATGATCAAGGCCACGCCGGGGCCCAGCGACAAGGCCCGCGGGGCCATCGAGAAGCAGCTGGCGGCCCAGGTCGAGCGCGGCAAGCTCGAGCAATCGGCGATGGACGCGACGATGTCGCACCTGACGTTCACCGACAAGATCGAGGACGCCGCCGACGCCGACGTCTTCATCGAATCGATCGTCGAGGACATCGCGACCAAGCGCGAGAAGTTCGCGGACGCCGACCGCATCTGCAAGCCCACCTGCATCCTGGCCAGCAACACCTCGACGCTGTCGATCACGCAGATGCAGGCGGCAACGCGCCGCGCCGACCGCTTCATCGGCCTGCACTTCTTCAACCCCGCCACGGTGATGAAGCTGGTCGAAGTCATTCCGACGGCCAGCACCGATGCGGCGGTGACGGCCGATGCCGTCGCGTTCGTGGAAAAGCTCGGCAAGACGCCGGTGCTCGTCAAGGACGAGACCGGCTTCATCGTGAACCGCCTGCTGACGCCGTACATGGTCGACGCGATCCGCTGCGTCGAGTCCGGCCTGGCCGACATCGCCGGCATCGACACGGCCATGCAGCTCGGTGCCAATCATCCGATGGGCCCGCTGGCGCTCGCCGACTACATCGGCCTCGACATCGTGCTGGCGATGTCGCAGAACCTCTACTCGACGTTCAAGCAGGACTACATGAAGCCGACGCCGCTTCTGGAGAAGCTCGTCGAGCAGGGCCATCTCGGCCGCAAGACCAAGCTCGGCTTCTACGACTACTCGGCCAAGCCGCCGGTGGCCAACAAGGCGCTGCAGAAGTGA